A window of the Oncorhynchus mykiss isolate Arlee chromosome 15, USDA_OmykA_1.1, whole genome shotgun sequence genome harbors these coding sequences:
- the unm_hu7910 gene encoding uncharacterized abhydrolase domain-containing protein DDB_G0269086 isoform X19 produces the protein MEETVLEEPICEEAVLAEEIPEVKPAAMVNKNGVKAEAATASGGGDVASGGVASGGGGAASGFSGTKIFTWFMVLALLGVWSSVAVVWLDLVDYDNVIARAKEFPLNFSEVLQGKLSAYDADGDGDFDVEDAKVLLDEKEVKTAAPKKETLKKAENIVEVPVPKTEKTKGSLLFNGDQSPGEVASKKNRTKEHPTRELGRKLKSALKEQLRMIHEKIEAQKIAEMALAEVRSILDKEEEERQLVNALELKRQEGAQKAQEMLEAQLREEREQEEKREAERKAQEQAGKERLEKEQLEQLEREEKEREAEEKAEKEQLEKEKLEKERIEKEKAELERMEKERLEKDQAAKEKAEKERLQKERVAKEKAEKERIEKERVAKEKAEKERIEKERVAKEKAEKERIEKERVAKEKAENERIEKERVAKEKAEKERIEKERVAKEKAEKERIEKERVSKEKAEKERVEKERVAKEKAEKERVEKERVAKEKAEKERLEKERVAKEKAEKERIEKERVAKEKAEKERIERERVAKEKAEKERLEKERVAKEKAEKERIEKERVAKEKAEKERIEKERVAKEKAEKERLEKERVAKEKAEKERIEKERVAKEKAEKERIERERVAKEKAEKERIEKERVAKEKAEKERIEKERVAKEKAEKERIERERVAKEKAEKERIEKERVAKEKAEKERIERERAAKEKAEKERIERERVAKEKAEKERIEKERVAKEKAEKERIERERVAKEKAEKERIEKERVAKESEKERMETERVAKGSEKKRMERERVAKGSEKKRMERERVAKGSEKKRMERERVAKGKERAEKEQQARELAAKEKERVAVKGHFVKEKTAKAKVETEQLPKIDREQLPKVKAGKERAEKEPLLKEKIERERVVKEKRAKQAKEEMPEKNANNFTTTSKKEKILAIQDLLKPKATKVNKKWSFTG, from the exons atgGAGGAAACTGTGTTGGAGGAACCTATCTGTGAAGAAGCCGTATTGGCTGAAGAAATCCCAG AGGTGAAGCCCGCAGCAATGGTGAATAAGAATGGTGTGAAAGCGGAGGCTGCTACTGCTAGTGGGGGTGGGGATGTTGCTAGTGGGGGTGTTGCTAGTGGGGGTGGAGGTGCTGCTAGTGGTTTTAGCGGCACTAAGATCTTCACCTGGTTCATGGTTCTGGCTCTGTTGGGGGTGTGGAGCTCCGTGGCAGTGGTGTGGTTAGATCTGGTGGACTACGACAATGTCATTG CGAGAGCAAAGGAATTCCCTTTGAACTTTTCAGAGGTTTTACAAG GTAAACTTTCAGCGTATGACGCAGATGGCGACGGGGACTTTGATGTGGAGGACGCCAAAGTACTACTTG ACGAGAAAGAGGTCAAAACTGCTGCTCCCAAAAAGGAAACGCTGAAAAAAG CTGAGAATATTGTAGAGGTTCCCGTTCCAAAAACAGAAAAGACAAAAGGTAGCCTACTATTTAATGGTG ATCAGAGTCCTGGAGAGGTGGCTTCTAAAAAGAACAGAACAAAAG AGCACCCAACAAGAGAACTTGGGAGGAAATTAAAGTCAGCATTAAAGGAACAGTTGAGAATGATCCATGAGAAGATTGAAGCTCAAAAAATTGCTGAAATGGCTTTGGCTGAAGTGAGAAGTATCCTGgacaaagaggaggaagagagacaatTGGTCAATGCTCTGGAACTCAAGAGGCAAGAGGGGGCCCAAAAAGCCCAGGAAATGTTAGAGGCTCAACTTCGAGAGGAAAGAGAacaagaagagaaaagagaggctgagagaaaagCACAGGAGCAAGCAGGGAAAGAGAGGCTGGAGAAAGAGCAACTGGAGCAGttggaaagagaagagaaagagagggaagctGAGGAGAAGGCAGAAAAAGAGCAATTGGAGAAGGAaaagctagagaaagagaggatagaaaaGGAGAAGGCAGAGCTGGaaaggatggagaaagagagactggaaaAGGATCAAGCAGCCAAAGAGAAAGCAGAAAAGGAAAGACTACAGAAGGAACGGGTCGCCAAAGAGAAAGCAGAAAAGGAGAGGATTGAGAAGGAACGGGTCGCCAAAGAGAAAGCAGAAAAGGAGAGGATTGAGAAGGAACGGGTCGCCAAAGAGAAAGCAGAAAAGGAGAGGATTGAGAAGGAACGGGTTGCCAAAGAGAAAGCCGAAAATGAGAGGATTGAGAAGGAACGGGTCGCCAAAGAGAAAGCAGAAAAGGAGAGGATTGAGAAGGAACGGGTCGCCAAAGAGAAAGCAGAAAAGGAGAGGATTGAGAAGGAACGGGTCTCCAAAGAGAAAGCAgaaaaggagagggttgagaaggAACGGGTCGCCAAAGAGAAAGCAgaaaaggagagggttgagaaggAACGGGTCGCCAAAGAGAAAGCAGAAAAGGAGAGGCTTGAAAAGGAACGGGTCGCCAAAGAGAAAGCAGAAAAGGAAAGGATTGAGAAGGAACGGGTCGCCAAAGAGAAAGCAGAAAAGGAGAGGATTGAGAGGGAACGGGTCGCCAAAGAGAAAGCAGAAAAGGAGAGGCTTGAAAAGGAACGGGTCGCCAAAGAGAAAGCAGAAAAGGAAAGGATTGAGAAGGAACGGGTCGCCAAAGAGAAAGCAGAAAAGGAAAGGATTGAGAAGGAACGGGTCGCCAAAGAGAAAGCAGAAAAGGAGAGGCTTGAAAAGGAACGGGTCGCCAAAGAGAAAGCAGAAAAGGAAAGGATTGAGAAGGAACGGGTCGCCAAAGAGAAAGCAGAAAAGGAGAGGATTGAGAGGGAACGGGTCGCCAAAGAGAAAGCAGAAAAGGAGAGGATTGAGAAGGAACGGGTCGCCAAAGAGAAAGCAGAAAAGGAGAGGATTGAGAAGGAACGGGTCGCCAAAGAGAAAGCAGAAAAGGAGAGGATTGAGAGGGAACGGGTCGCCAAAGAGAAAGCAGAAAAGGAGAGGATTGAGAAGGAACGGGTCGCCAAAGAGAAAGCAGAAAAGGAGAGGATTGAGAGGGAACGGGCCGCCAAAGAGAAAGCAGAAAAGGAGAGGATTGAGAGGGAACGGGTCGCCAAAGAGAAAGCAGAAAAGGAAAGGATTGAGAAGGAACGGGTCGCCAAAGAGAAAGCAGAAAAGGAGAGGATTGAGAGGGAACGGGTCGCCAAAGAGAAAGCAGAAAAGGAGAGGATTGAGAAGGAACGGGTCGCAAAGGAATCTgaaaaggagaggatggagacagaAAGGGTAGCAAAGGGATCTGAaaagaagaggatggagagagaaagggtagcGAAGGGATCTGAaaagaagaggatggagagagaaagggtagcGAAGGGATCTGAaaagaagaggatggagagagaaagggtagcgaagggaaaggagagagcagagaaagagcaACAAGCCAGAGAGTTAGCTGCtaaagaaaaggagagagtggCGGTAAAAGGACACTTTGTCAAAGAAAAGACTGCAAAGGCCAAGGTTGAGACAGAACAGTTACCCAAGATAGACAGAGAACAGTTACCTAAGGTGAaggcagggaaggagagagcagaaAAAGAGCCTCTACTCAAAGAaaagatagaaagggagagagttgTGAAAGAGAAAAGAGCCAAACAAGCAAAAGAGGAGATGCCAGAGAAAAATGCAAACAACTTCACAACTACAAGCAAGAAGGAAAAAATATTGGCTATACAAGATCTTCTGAAGCCTAAAGCCACCAAGGTGAACAAGAAATGGAGCTTCACAGGATGA
- the unm_hu7910 gene encoding uncharacterized abhydrolase domain-containing protein DDB_G0269086 isoform X14 encodes MEETVLEEPICEEAVLAEEIPEVKPAAMVNKNGVKAEAATASGGGDVASGGVASGGGGAASGFSGTKIFTWFMVLALLGVWSSVAVVWLDLVDYDNVIARAKEFPLNFSEVLQGKLSAYDADGDGDFDVEDAKVLLGLTKEGGEITNENADSLEEIFGILAEEGSDWFHGFFTFLYDVISPPVEKVEDPESETAEEEGDADEKEVKTAAPKKETLKKDQSPGEVASKKNRTKEHPTRELGRKLKSALKEQLRMIHEKIEAQKIAEMALAEVRSILDKEEEERQLVNALELKRQEGAQKAQEMLEAQLREEREQEEKREAERKAQEQAGKERLEKEQLEQLEREEKEREAEEKAEKEQLEKEKLEKERIEKEKAELERMEKERLEKDQAAKEKAEKERLQKERVAKEKAEKERIEKERVAKEKAEKERIEKERVAKEKAEKERIEKERVAKEKAENERIEKERVAKEKAEKERIEKERVAKEKAEKERIEKERVSKEKAEKERVEKERVAKEKAEKERVEKERVAKEKAEKERLEKERVAKEKAEKERIEKERVAKEKAEKERIERERVAKEKAEKERLEKERVAKEKAEKERIEKERVAKEKAEKERIEKERVAKEKAEKERLEKERVAKEKAEKERIEKERVAKEKAEKERIERERVAKEKAEKERIEKERVAKEKAEKERIEKERVAKEKAEKERIERERVAKEKAEKERIEKERVAKEKAEKERIERERAAKEKAEKERIERERVAKEKAEKERIEKERVAKEKAEKERIERERVAKEKAEKERIEKERVAKESEKERMETERVAKGSEKKRMERERVAKGSEKKRMERERVAKGSEKKRMERERVAKGKERAEKEQQARELAAKEKERVAVKGHFVKEKTAKAKVETEQLPKIDREQLPKVKAGKERAEKEPLLKEKIERERVVKEKRAKQAKEEMPEKNANNFTTTSKKEKILAIQDLLKPKATKVNKKWSFTG; translated from the exons atgGAGGAAACTGTGTTGGAGGAACCTATCTGTGAAGAAGCCGTATTGGCTGAAGAAATCCCAG AGGTGAAGCCCGCAGCAATGGTGAATAAGAATGGTGTGAAAGCGGAGGCTGCTACTGCTAGTGGGGGTGGGGATGTTGCTAGTGGGGGTGTTGCTAGTGGGGGTGGAGGTGCTGCTAGTGGTTTTAGCGGCACTAAGATCTTCACCTGGTTCATGGTTCTGGCTCTGTTGGGGGTGTGGAGCTCCGTGGCAGTGGTGTGGTTAGATCTGGTGGACTACGACAATGTCATTG CGAGAGCAAAGGAATTCCCTTTGAACTTTTCAGAGGTTTTACAAG GTAAACTTTCAGCGTATGACGCAGATGGCGACGGGGACTTTGATGTGGAGGACGCCAAAGTACTACTTG GCTTGACCAAAGAGGGCGGTGAAATTACTAATGAAAACGCAGATTCCCTAGAGGAAATCTTCGGTATTTTAGCCGAGGAGGGCTCAGATTGGTTTCACGGCTTCTTCACGTTTCTCTATGACGTGATCTCTCCTCCCGTAGAGAAGGTGGAGGATCCAGAGAGTGAGACAGCAGAGGAGGAGGGTGATGCTG ACGAGAAAGAGGTCAAAACTGCTGCTCCCAAAAAGGAAACGCTGAAAAAAG ATCAGAGTCCTGGAGAGGTGGCTTCTAAAAAGAACAGAACAAAAG AGCACCCAACAAGAGAACTTGGGAGGAAATTAAAGTCAGCATTAAAGGAACAGTTGAGAATGATCCATGAGAAGATTGAAGCTCAAAAAATTGCTGAAATGGCTTTGGCTGAAGTGAGAAGTATCCTGgacaaagaggaggaagagagacaatTGGTCAATGCTCTGGAACTCAAGAGGCAAGAGGGGGCCCAAAAAGCCCAGGAAATGTTAGAGGCTCAACTTCGAGAGGAAAGAGAacaagaagagaaaagagaggctgagagaaaagCACAGGAGCAAGCAGGGAAAGAGAGGCTGGAGAAAGAGCAACTGGAGCAGttggaaagagaagagaaagagagggaagctGAGGAGAAGGCAGAAAAAGAGCAATTGGAGAAGGAaaagctagagaaagagaggatagaaaaGGAGAAGGCAGAGCTGGaaaggatggagaaagagagactggaaaAGGATCAAGCAGCCAAAGAGAAAGCAGAAAAGGAAAGACTACAGAAGGAACGGGTCGCCAAAGAGAAAGCAGAAAAGGAGAGGATTGAGAAGGAACGGGTCGCCAAAGAGAAAGCAGAAAAGGAGAGGATTGAGAAGGAACGGGTCGCCAAAGAGAAAGCAGAAAAGGAGAGGATTGAGAAGGAACGGGTTGCCAAAGAGAAAGCCGAAAATGAGAGGATTGAGAAGGAACGGGTCGCCAAAGAGAAAGCAGAAAAGGAGAGGATTGAGAAGGAACGGGTCGCCAAAGAGAAAGCAGAAAAGGAGAGGATTGAGAAGGAACGGGTCTCCAAAGAGAAAGCAgaaaaggagagggttgagaaggAACGGGTCGCCAAAGAGAAAGCAgaaaaggagagggttgagaaggAACGGGTCGCCAAAGAGAAAGCAGAAAAGGAGAGGCTTGAAAAGGAACGGGTCGCCAAAGAGAAAGCAGAAAAGGAAAGGATTGAGAAGGAACGGGTCGCCAAAGAGAAAGCAGAAAAGGAGAGGATTGAGAGGGAACGGGTCGCCAAAGAGAAAGCAGAAAAGGAGAGGCTTGAAAAGGAACGGGTCGCCAAAGAGAAAGCAGAAAAGGAAAGGATTGAGAAGGAACGGGTCGCCAAAGAGAAAGCAGAAAAGGAAAGGATTGAGAAGGAACGGGTCGCCAAAGAGAAAGCAGAAAAGGAGAGGCTTGAAAAGGAACGGGTCGCCAAAGAGAAAGCAGAAAAGGAAAGGATTGAGAAGGAACGGGTCGCCAAAGAGAAAGCAGAAAAGGAGAGGATTGAGAGGGAACGGGTCGCCAAAGAGAAAGCAGAAAAGGAGAGGATTGAGAAGGAACGGGTCGCCAAAGAGAAAGCAGAAAAGGAGAGGATTGAGAAGGAACGGGTCGCCAAAGAGAAAGCAGAAAAGGAGAGGATTGAGAGGGAACGGGTCGCCAAAGAGAAAGCAGAAAAGGAGAGGATTGAGAAGGAACGGGTCGCCAAAGAGAAAGCAGAAAAGGAGAGGATTGAGAGGGAACGGGCCGCCAAAGAGAAAGCAGAAAAGGAGAGGATTGAGAGGGAACGGGTCGCCAAAGAGAAAGCAGAAAAGGAAAGGATTGAGAAGGAACGGGTCGCCAAAGAGAAAGCAGAAAAGGAGAGGATTGAGAGGGAACGGGTCGCCAAAGAGAAAGCAGAAAAGGAGAGGATTGAGAAGGAACGGGTCGCAAAGGAATCTgaaaaggagaggatggagacagaAAGGGTAGCAAAGGGATCTGAaaagaagaggatggagagagaaagggtagcGAAGGGATCTGAaaagaagaggatggagagagaaagggtagcGAAGGGATCTGAaaagaagaggatggagagagaaagggtagcgaagggaaaggagagagcagagaaagagcaACAAGCCAGAGAGTTAGCTGCtaaagaaaaggagagagtggCGGTAAAAGGACACTTTGTCAAAGAAAAGACTGCAAAGGCCAAGGTTGAGACAGAACAGTTACCCAAGATAGACAGAGAACAGTTACCTAAGGTGAaggcagggaaggagagagcagaaAAAGAGCCTCTACTCAAAGAaaagatagaaagggagagagttgTGAAAGAGAAAAGAGCCAAACAAGCAAAAGAGGAGATGCCAGAGAAAAATGCAAACAACTTCACAACTACAAGCAAGAAGGAAAAAATATTGGCTATACAAGATCTTCTGAAGCCTAAAGCCACCAAGGTGAACAAGAAATGGAGCTTCACAGGATGA
- the unm_hu7910 gene encoding uncharacterized abhydrolase domain-containing protein DDB_G0269086 isoform X26, translated as MEETVLEEPICEEAVLAEEIPEVKPAAMVNKNGVKAEAATASGGGDVASGGVASGGGGAASGFSGTKIFTWFMVLALLGVWSSVAVVWLDLVDYDNVIGKLSAYDADGDGDFDVEDAKVLLDEKEVKTAAPKKETLKKAENIVEVPVPKTEKTKDQSPGEVASKKNRTKEHPTRELGRKLKSALKEQLRMIHEKIEAQKIAEMALAEVRSILDKEEEERQLVNALELKRQEGAQKAQEMLEAQLREEREQEEKREAERKAQEQAGKERLEKEQLEQLEREEKEREAEEKAEKEQLEKEKLEKERIEKEKAELERMEKERLEKDQAAKEKAEKERLQKERVAKEKAEKERIEKERVAKEKAEKERIEKERVAKEKAEKERIEKERVAKEKAENERIEKERVAKEKAEKERIEKERVAKEKAEKERIEKERVSKEKAEKERVEKERVAKEKAEKERVEKERVAKEKAEKERLEKERVAKEKAEKERIEKERVAKEKAEKERIERERVAKEKAEKERLEKERVAKEKAEKERIEKERVAKEKAEKERIEKERVAKEKAEKERLEKERVAKEKAEKERIEKERVAKEKAEKERIERERVAKEKAEKERIEKERVAKEKAEKERIEKERVAKEKAEKERIERERVAKEKAEKERIEKERVAKEKAEKERIERERAAKEKAEKERIERERVAKEKAEKERIEKERVAKEKAEKERIERERVAKEKAEKERIEKERVAKESEKERMETERVAKGSEKKRMERERVAKGSEKKRMERERVAKGSEKKRMERERVAKGKERAEKEQQARELAAKEKERVAVKGHFVKEKTAKAKVETEQLPKIDREQLPKVKAGKERAEKEPLLKEKIERERVVKEKRAKQAKEEMPEKNANNFTTTSKKEKILAIQDLLKPKATKVNKKWSFTG; from the exons atgGAGGAAACTGTGTTGGAGGAACCTATCTGTGAAGAAGCCGTATTGGCTGAAGAAATCCCAG AGGTGAAGCCCGCAGCAATGGTGAATAAGAATGGTGTGAAAGCGGAGGCTGCTACTGCTAGTGGGGGTGGGGATGTTGCTAGTGGGGGTGTTGCTAGTGGGGGTGGAGGTGCTGCTAGTGGTTTTAGCGGCACTAAGATCTTCACCTGGTTCATGGTTCTGGCTCTGTTGGGGGTGTGGAGCTCCGTGGCAGTGGTGTGGTTAGATCTGGTGGACTACGACAATGTCATTG GTAAACTTTCAGCGTATGACGCAGATGGCGACGGGGACTTTGATGTGGAGGACGCCAAAGTACTACTTG ACGAGAAAGAGGTCAAAACTGCTGCTCCCAAAAAGGAAACGCTGAAAAAAG CTGAGAATATTGTAGAGGTTCCCGTTCCAAAAACAGAAAAGACAAAAG ATCAGAGTCCTGGAGAGGTGGCTTCTAAAAAGAACAGAACAAAAG AGCACCCAACAAGAGAACTTGGGAGGAAATTAAAGTCAGCATTAAAGGAACAGTTGAGAATGATCCATGAGAAGATTGAAGCTCAAAAAATTGCTGAAATGGCTTTGGCTGAAGTGAGAAGTATCCTGgacaaagaggaggaagagagacaatTGGTCAATGCTCTGGAACTCAAGAGGCAAGAGGGGGCCCAAAAAGCCCAGGAAATGTTAGAGGCTCAACTTCGAGAGGAAAGAGAacaagaagagaaaagagaggctgagagaaaagCACAGGAGCAAGCAGGGAAAGAGAGGCTGGAGAAAGAGCAACTGGAGCAGttggaaagagaagagaaagagagggaagctGAGGAGAAGGCAGAAAAAGAGCAATTGGAGAAGGAaaagctagagaaagagaggatagaaaaGGAGAAGGCAGAGCTGGaaaggatggagaaagagagactggaaaAGGATCAAGCAGCCAAAGAGAAAGCAGAAAAGGAAAGACTACAGAAGGAACGGGTCGCCAAAGAGAAAGCAGAAAAGGAGAGGATTGAGAAGGAACGGGTCGCCAAAGAGAAAGCAGAAAAGGAGAGGATTGAGAAGGAACGGGTCGCCAAAGAGAAAGCAGAAAAGGAGAGGATTGAGAAGGAACGGGTTGCCAAAGAGAAAGCCGAAAATGAGAGGATTGAGAAGGAACGGGTCGCCAAAGAGAAAGCAGAAAAGGAGAGGATTGAGAAGGAACGGGTCGCCAAAGAGAAAGCAGAAAAGGAGAGGATTGAGAAGGAACGGGTCTCCAAAGAGAAAGCAgaaaaggagagggttgagaaggAACGGGTCGCCAAAGAGAAAGCAgaaaaggagagggttgagaaggAACGGGTCGCCAAAGAGAAAGCAGAAAAGGAGAGGCTTGAAAAGGAACGGGTCGCCAAAGAGAAAGCAGAAAAGGAAAGGATTGAGAAGGAACGGGTCGCCAAAGAGAAAGCAGAAAAGGAGAGGATTGAGAGGGAACGGGTCGCCAAAGAGAAAGCAGAAAAGGAGAGGCTTGAAAAGGAACGGGTCGCCAAAGAGAAAGCAGAAAAGGAAAGGATTGAGAAGGAACGGGTCGCCAAAGAGAAAGCAGAAAAGGAAAGGATTGAGAAGGAACGGGTCGCCAAAGAGAAAGCAGAAAAGGAGAGGCTTGAAAAGGAACGGGTCGCCAAAGAGAAAGCAGAAAAGGAAAGGATTGAGAAGGAACGGGTCGCCAAAGAGAAAGCAGAAAAGGAGAGGATTGAGAGGGAACGGGTCGCCAAAGAGAAAGCAGAAAAGGAGAGGATTGAGAAGGAACGGGTCGCCAAAGAGAAAGCAGAAAAGGAGAGGATTGAGAAGGAACGGGTCGCCAAAGAGAAAGCAGAAAAGGAGAGGATTGAGAGGGAACGGGTCGCCAAAGAGAAAGCAGAAAAGGAGAGGATTGAGAAGGAACGGGTCGCCAAAGAGAAAGCAGAAAAGGAGAGGATTGAGAGGGAACGGGCCGCCAAAGAGAAAGCAGAAAAGGAGAGGATTGAGAGGGAACGGGTCGCCAAAGAGAAAGCAGAAAAGGAAAGGATTGAGAAGGAACGGGTCGCCAAAGAGAAAGCAGAAAAGGAGAGGATTGAGAGGGAACGGGTCGCCAAAGAGAAAGCAGAAAAGGAGAGGATTGAGAAGGAACGGGTCGCAAAGGAATCTgaaaaggagaggatggagacagaAAGGGTAGCAAAGGGATCTGAaaagaagaggatggagagagaaagggtagcGAAGGGATCTGAaaagaagaggatggagagagaaagggtagcGAAGGGATCTGAaaagaagaggatggagagagaaagggtagcgaagggaaaggagagagcagagaaagagcaACAAGCCAGAGAGTTAGCTGCtaaagaaaaggagagagtggCGGTAAAAGGACACTTTGTCAAAGAAAAGACTGCAAAGGCCAAGGTTGAGACAGAACAGTTACCCAAGATAGACAGAGAACAGTTACCTAAGGTGAaggcagggaaggagagagcagaaAAAGAGCCTCTACTCAAAGAaaagatagaaagggagagagttgTGAAAGAGAAAAGAGCCAAACAAGCAAAAGAGGAGATGCCAGAGAAAAATGCAAACAACTTCACAACTACAAGCAAGAAGGAAAAAATATTGGCTATACAAGATCTTCTGAAGCCTAAAGCCACCAAGGTGAACAAGAAATGGAGCTTCACAGGATGA